A region of Streptomyces sp. NBC_01267 DNA encodes the following proteins:
- a CDS encoding MFS transporter produces the protein MDSLKTSVASESARAGTRQGLSGQRGRRPGWLLASLLGGMFLGNVDIAVVNVAIPSIRDHLHASSGELELIVSGYTLAYAMLLITSARLGEIRGRRWTYLLGLVVFTLSSLACGLAPNGITLVGARVVQGVGAALMVSQVLTGIQAHFEGAARRRALGAYTGVLGVSSVLGQALGGILVSADILGTGWRPIFLINVPIGIALLVISAVFLPDDVVTGHKKLDMRGVGLLSLGLFLLVTPLVLGQDAGWPLWVWLCLAGSVPTFALFVRVERAIARRAGDPLMNVALLARKQVALALVSQAATRACYFALLFVLALYLQQGLGKSAVYSGLVPIAWVATFALVGPILGRVGARVRRFAAPVGGLLMAVSFSAVAAGAQGTVWLIVLLGIGGIGYGAAFSGTLAHLTESVETRYAPDVSGLFNTTLQVGGTLGVAAFGTVYLDLAARSGTPQDAFSTTSAVLAVVSVAASALILFAEKSEPSVARHQAREQ, from the coding sequence GTGGATTCCTTGAAGACGTCTGTTGCAAGCGAGTCAGCACGGGCCGGGACGCGGCAGGGCCTCTCCGGACAGCGTGGGAGACGGCCGGGCTGGCTGCTGGCCTCCCTGCTCGGAGGGATGTTCCTCGGCAACGTCGACATCGCGGTGGTTAACGTCGCCATCCCCTCGATCCGCGATCACCTGCACGCATCCAGCGGCGAACTGGAACTCATCGTCTCGGGATACACGCTCGCGTACGCCATGCTGCTGATCACCAGCGCCCGGCTAGGCGAGATCCGCGGCCGACGGTGGACGTACCTGCTCGGACTCGTCGTCTTTACGCTTTCCTCGCTCGCCTGCGGCCTCGCTCCCAACGGCATCACCCTGGTGGGCGCCCGCGTCGTGCAAGGTGTCGGGGCCGCTCTTATGGTCTCGCAGGTCCTGACGGGCATTCAGGCTCATTTCGAAGGCGCCGCGCGCCGACGGGCCCTGGGTGCCTACACCGGTGTCCTCGGGGTGAGCTCGGTCCTCGGACAGGCTCTAGGCGGCATCCTGGTCTCGGCCGACATCCTCGGTACGGGATGGCGTCCCATCTTCCTGATCAACGTGCCGATCGGAATCGCCCTGCTGGTCATCTCGGCCGTCTTCCTGCCGGACGACGTGGTCACAGGCCACAAGAAGCTGGATATGCGCGGCGTTGGGCTGCTGTCACTGGGATTGTTCCTGCTGGTGACCCCGCTGGTGCTCGGCCAGGACGCGGGCTGGCCTCTGTGGGTGTGGCTGTGCCTCGCAGGATCCGTGCCGACGTTCGCACTGTTCGTCAGGGTGGAACGGGCCATCGCACGGCGCGCAGGTGACCCGCTGATGAACGTTGCACTGCTGGCCCGCAAGCAGGTTGCCCTCGCCCTCGTCTCCCAAGCGGCCACCCGGGCATGCTACTTCGCCCTCCTGTTTGTCCTCGCGCTCTACCTGCAGCAGGGGCTCGGCAAGAGCGCGGTCTACTCGGGCCTGGTCCCCATCGCGTGGGTGGCGACATTCGCCCTGGTCGGTCCAATCCTCGGCCGAGTGGGGGCACGCGTCAGGAGGTTCGCGGCCCCAGTCGGTGGCTTGCTGATGGCGGTCTCCTTCTCAGCGGTGGCGGCCGGTGCACAGGGAACCGTCTGGCTGATCGTCCTCCTCGGCATCGGGGGCATCGGCTACGGCGCAGCGTTCAGCGGGACATTGGCCCACCTGACCGAATCTGTCGAAACCCGGTACGCGCCGGACGTGAGTGGTCTGTTCAATACGACGCTCCAAGTCGGTGGAACCCTGGGAGTGGCTGCCTTCGGCACCGTCTACCTGGACCTGGCCGCACGGAGCGGAACACCGCAGGACGCGTTCAGCACGACCAGTGCTGTTTTGGCAGTCGTGTCGGTCGCCGCCTCCGCGCTGATCCTGTTCGCTGAGAAGTCCGAGCCGAGCGTGGCCAGACACCAAGCCAGGGAGCAGTAA
- a CDS encoding VOC family protein yields the protein MFKRIDHIGVVVDDITAARAFLESLGMRLERAQEVPEREVKIAFYHCGDGRIELIEPTTEEARRRRLGDENQARIEHIGVEVDDVPAIMKAVQGLGVQLTTSEAVPVGPNLNAWTQPETSSGIQFQLVQRDAV from the coding sequence GTGTTCAAGCGGATTGACCACATCGGCGTTGTGGTAGATGACATCACCGCAGCGAGGGCATTCCTGGAAAGCCTTGGAATGCGCCTGGAAAGGGCGCAGGAGGTGCCCGAGCGGGAGGTGAAGATCGCGTTCTATCACTGCGGTGACGGTCGGATCGAGCTTATTGAGCCCACAACCGAGGAAGCCCGCCGACGCCGACTGGGCGACGAAAACCAGGCCCGGATCGAGCACATTGGCGTCGAGGTCGACGACGTCCCCGCGATCATGAAGGCAGTCCAGGGGCTCGGTGTCCAGCTCACCACGAGCGAGGCCGTCCCGGTCGGCCCGAACCTCAATGCCTGGACACAGCCCGAGACATCCAGCGGGATTCAGTTCCAACTGGTCCAGCGCGACGCGGTATAG
- a CDS encoding cupin domain-containing protein yields MAEHTEYGTLTLAMPEGSHEIFPGASMTLQAVRPGESTTPHSHSWWHLYFIRSGSGVVVFDETQETVELSEGDVMLIPAWSVHHFKNGEADGDLLLLNMSNLPQMSGLHNKFSKEHA; encoded by the coding sequence GTGGCCGAGCACACGGAATACGGAACGCTCACCCTGGCCATGCCCGAAGGCAGTCACGAAATCTTCCCGGGCGCATCGATGACCTTACAGGCCGTCCGTCCCGGCGAAAGCACCACCCCACACTCACACTCCTGGTGGCACCTCTATTTCATACGGTCCGGATCGGGGGTCGTCGTATTTGACGAGACCCAGGAAACGGTCGAATTGAGCGAGGGCGACGTCATGCTCATACCAGCCTGGTCAGTGCACCACTTCAAGAACGGGGAAGCGGACGGAGACCTACTTCTACTCAACATGTCAAACCTGCCTCAGATGTCAGGTTTGCACAACAAGTTCTCCAAAGAGCACGCATAA
- a CDS encoding FAD/NAD(P)-binding protein has translation MTALQVSIIGVGPRGLSILQRISELADQLPEGCSLDVHLIDPGDGGQGTHSARQPAHLLTNTVASQVTMFTGGRGPSFTEWAAGIGYREFDAAFYPTGQGAGEAVGEHTYLPRQVLGAYLSWVFDRTVRSLPPQIRVVHHRDRAVDIETSDGGRFAVHLAKGFVLPSDYIFLATGHCERVPTEEDRLYEEFARENADRNPRLRYCPTPYPVHRLQDIAPGSSVAVQGFGLTAHDVISELTVGRGGEFHGSGQDMEYRPSGREPDIRLFSRQCLPFSARGVNQKGVTGQHRPQFFTKEAVLRLQEQAACRRNDPRLDFAGEVLPLLLKEMGYAYRTAQEQRPVPPEEYDLTPDEQRAIEDIIDPLRGREFASQDAFTQFFVEYVSHDLEHAELGNTTSPVKAATDVIRDTRASLRQAVEYSRLTPTSHQEFNATYVPVMNRVSFGPPRHRNHQFLALLRAGVVDLAGGPGCRVVLDREVARFAIRTDYPDGPETRYADTLVIARLDAFHPERDRSPLIGNLLARGLIRPYANGPFKPGGIDIDGRGRPITSDGEPLYTAWALGYLVEGPQFYTHALPRQGMASQFTLNADTTVRDMVAHIRHRHDVTWEEENAGADRKSVSVP, from the coding sequence ATGACGGCGCTCCAGGTTTCCATCATCGGCGTGGGGCCACGTGGCTTGAGCATCCTCCAGCGGATATCCGAACTCGCTGACCAGTTGCCCGAGGGATGCTCGCTGGACGTGCACCTCATCGACCCGGGCGACGGCGGCCAGGGAACACACTCTGCGCGCCAGCCCGCGCACCTACTGACCAACACCGTTGCGAGCCAGGTGACGATGTTCACCGGCGGCCGGGGACCCTCGTTCACCGAATGGGCGGCGGGCATCGGCTACCGGGAATTCGACGCCGCGTTCTACCCGACGGGCCAGGGCGCGGGTGAGGCCGTGGGGGAACACACCTACCTGCCACGGCAGGTACTCGGTGCCTACCTCAGCTGGGTCTTCGACCGGACGGTTCGGTCGCTGCCACCGCAGATCCGCGTCGTGCACCATCGCGATCGGGCTGTGGACATCGAGACGAGCGACGGTGGACGCTTCGCAGTCCACCTGGCGAAGGGTTTCGTCCTTCCCAGCGACTATATCTTCCTGGCAACCGGGCATTGCGAACGGGTCCCCACTGAGGAGGACCGCCTGTACGAGGAATTCGCCCGGGAGAATGCCGACCGCAACCCCCGGCTCAGGTACTGTCCCACCCCTTATCCGGTCCACCGGCTCCAGGACATCGCCCCGGGATCGTCCGTCGCCGTACAGGGGTTTGGGCTGACCGCACACGACGTCATTTCCGAACTCACCGTTGGCCGCGGCGGTGAATTCCACGGTTCCGGCCAGGACATGGAATACCGCCCCTCCGGACGCGAGCCCGATATCCGGCTGTTCTCACGCCAATGCCTGCCGTTCAGTGCCCGGGGGGTGAATCAGAAGGGTGTCACGGGACAGCACCGGCCGCAGTTCTTCACCAAGGAAGCGGTGCTGCGCCTCCAGGAGCAGGCGGCCTGCCGCCGCAACGACCCCAGACTCGACTTCGCCGGAGAAGTCCTTCCACTGCTGCTGAAGGAAATGGGATACGCCTATCGCACGGCGCAGGAACAGCGCCCCGTCCCCCCCGAGGAGTACGACCTCACCCCGGACGAGCAGCGCGCGATCGAGGACATCATCGACCCGCTGCGTGGCAGAGAATTCGCGAGCCAGGACGCGTTCACGCAGTTCTTCGTCGAATATGTTTCCCACGACCTGGAGCACGCAGAACTCGGCAACACAACGAGTCCCGTGAAGGCCGCCACCGACGTCATCCGCGACACCCGTGCGAGCCTGCGGCAGGCCGTCGAATACTCCCGGCTCACCCCCACGTCCCACCAGGAGTTCAACGCAACCTACGTCCCGGTCATGAACCGGGTCTCGTTCGGTCCGCCCCGGCACCGCAACCACCAGTTCCTCGCGCTGCTCCGGGCCGGGGTAGTGGACCTGGCCGGCGGCCCAGGGTGCCGGGTCGTCCTCGACCGGGAGGTGGCACGGTTCGCGATCCGGACCGACTATCCCGACGGTCCGGAAACCCGCTACGCCGACACGCTGGTCATCGCCCGTCTCGACGCGTTCCACCCCGAGCGCGACAGGTCGCCGCTGATCGGGAACCTCCTGGCACGGGGCCTCATTCGTCCCTACGCGAACGGCCCATTCAAGCCGGGTGGCATCGACATTGATGGGCGGGGCCGACCGATCACGTCGGATGGCGAGCCGCTGTACACCGCCTGGGCGCTCGGATACCTCGTCGAGGGACCGCAGTTCTACACCCACGCGCTGCCCAGACAGGGAATGGCCTCGCAGTTCACCCTCAATGCCGACACCACCGTGCGCGACATGGTCGCGCACATCCGACACCGACACGACGTCACCTGGGAGGAAGAAAATGCCGGTGCAGACCGGAAGTCAGTTTCCGTACCCTGA
- a CDS encoding N-acyl homoserine lactonase family protein — MGEVTQPTYEVLALRFGTHADRPARDNFLTDEGQFTPGSDMPMDFYLWVIRNDRHLLLVDTGFPEEMALRRGRTLFRCPVEALADIGVTADEVSDVVITHMHYDHAGNLNRFPAARIHLQEEELRFCAGPAMRHHIVRKPFELTNVQTAVQGLFEQRLVLYRGEAEILPGVTVHPVPGHTPGTQVVRVRTARGWVVLASDATHLWANIRLRSPFPILDQLTPMMEGYDTIEALADGDDHIIPGHDPQVAQRFPRVKGAPDWVRLHEPALGGKAVAAAASGVVR; from the coding sequence ATGGGCGAAGTCACACAGCCGACGTACGAAGTCCTCGCACTCCGGTTCGGCACGCACGCCGACCGACCCGCGCGGGACAATTTTCTGACCGATGAGGGCCAGTTCACCCCGGGCTCCGACATGCCCATGGACTTCTACCTCTGGGTGATCCGCAACGATCGGCACTTGCTGCTGGTGGACACCGGATTCCCCGAGGAGATGGCGCTGCGCCGGGGACGGACCCTGTTCCGCTGCCCCGTCGAAGCGCTGGCTGACATCGGTGTCACGGCCGATGAGGTCTCGGATGTCGTGATTACGCACATGCACTACGACCACGCAGGAAACCTGAATCGTTTCCCTGCTGCCCGCATCCACCTGCAGGAGGAGGAGCTCCGGTTCTGCGCTGGCCCCGCCATGCGCCACCACATTGTGCGCAAGCCCTTCGAGCTGACCAACGTGCAGACCGCCGTCCAGGGGCTGTTCGAGCAGCGGTTGGTGCTGTACCGGGGTGAGGCCGAGATCCTTCCTGGAGTGACAGTGCATCCGGTCCCGGGCCACACTCCGGGCACCCAGGTGGTCCGGGTCCGCACCGCACGCGGCTGGGTCGTGCTGGCCAGCGATGCGACCCACCTGTGGGCCAACATCCGCCTACGCAGTCCGTTTCCCATCCTCGATCAGCTCACGCCGATGATGGAGGGCTACGACACGATCGAGGCCCTGGCAGACGGAGACGACCACATCATCCCGGGGCACGACCCCCAGGTGGCGCAGCGGTTTCCCCGGGTCAAGGGGGCGCCCGACTGGGTGCGCCTGCACGAACCTGCCCTCGGGGGCAAGGCAGTCGCTGCTGCGGCGAGTGGAGTCGTGCGATGA
- a CDS encoding KamA family radical SAM protein gives MSTLSPAKFKPYNRSSIKRAPQWERIPQHLREAVDVVSHVLPFKTNQYVLEELIDWDRIPDDPMFRLNFPHQTMLDPGDYTTLRDLLRSGDKQQLAKQIHVVRSRMNPHPAGQQTHNVPELEGEVVPGIQHKYAETVLFFPSAGQTCHAYCTFCFRWPQFVGEEDLHFAARDAAGLAAYLKQHPEVTDVLITGGDPMIMRTATLERYLEPLLSPELAHVQNIRIGTKAVGYWPQRFVSDVDADDLLRLFERFVAAGKHIALMGHYNHPAELRPAVAQNALRRINGTGAVVRMQSPVLRHINDDPNAWHELWTQGVKLGAVPYYMFVERDTGARSYFELPLAKAYDIFQTAYSSVSGLSRTVRGPSMSAFPGKVLIDGMPTIRGEKVFALQLLQARQGHLVRQPFYAKFDPAATWFDQLVPAFGERAFFFESEPSGVEGSVLGEPLAVVGA, from the coding sequence ATGAGCACCCTCAGCCCTGCCAAATTCAAGCCCTACAATCGCTCATCAATAAAACGGGCACCCCAGTGGGAGCGCATTCCGCAGCACCTCCGTGAGGCGGTCGACGTGGTGTCCCACGTTCTGCCGTTCAAGACTAACCAATACGTACTCGAAGAACTCATAGACTGGGACCGCATACCCGACGACCCGATGTTCCGTCTCAACTTCCCGCACCAGACGATGTTGGACCCGGGCGACTACACCACCCTGCGTGACCTATTGCGGTCGGGCGACAAGCAGCAGCTGGCCAAGCAGATCCACGTGGTCCGTTCCCGCATGAATCCGCACCCCGCCGGCCAGCAGACACACAACGTGCCGGAGCTGGAGGGCGAAGTCGTCCCCGGAATCCAGCACAAGTACGCGGAGACCGTTCTCTTCTTTCCGAGCGCCGGCCAGACGTGCCACGCCTATTGCACGTTCTGCTTCCGATGGCCGCAGTTTGTCGGGGAGGAGGACCTGCACTTCGCAGCCCGGGACGCGGCGGGGTTGGCCGCCTACCTCAAGCAGCACCCCGAAGTCACCGACGTGCTGATCACTGGCGGCGATCCTATGATCATGCGGACGGCCACTCTGGAGCGGTACCTCGAACCGCTCCTGTCGCCCGAACTGGCCCACGTCCAGAACATCAGGATCGGCACCAAGGCCGTGGGCTACTGGCCGCAGCGCTTCGTCAGCGACGTGGATGCCGACGACCTGCTGCGCCTGTTCGAGCGCTTTGTGGCAGCGGGAAAGCACATCGCGCTGATGGGCCACTACAACCATCCTGCCGAGCTACGCCCTGCCGTCGCGCAGAACGCCCTGCGGCGCATCAACGGGACCGGTGCAGTCGTCCGCATGCAGTCCCCCGTTCTGCGGCACATCAATGACGACCCGAATGCCTGGCACGAGCTGTGGACCCAAGGCGTAAAGCTGGGTGCCGTCCCATACTACATGTTCGTCGAGCGCGATACCGGCGCACGCTCCTATTTCGAGCTTCCGCTGGCCAAGGCTTACGACATCTTCCAGACGGCCTACAGTTCAGTCTCCGGCCTGTCCCGCACTGTGCGCGGGCCGTCGATGAGCGCGTTCCCGGGCAAGGTGCTCATCGACGGTATGCCGACGATCCGAGGCGAAAAAGTCTTCGCCCTGCAACTCCTGCAGGCGCGTCAGGGTCACCTCGTGCGACAACCCTTCTACGCGAAGTTCGACCCCGCCGCCACCTGGTTCGACCAGCTCGTCCCAGCCTTCGGAGAACGTGCTTTCTTCTTCGAGAGCGAGCCGTCCGGCGTCGAAGGCTCCGTTCTCGGAGAGCCGCTTGCCGTCGTGGGGGCGTGA
- a CDS encoding FAD/NAD(P)-binding protein, with protein MIKTGSGGLSLNSQFTVGIVGMGPRGLIMLERLCANAATDLDRDPTTVHAIDTGPAGAGRVWSPDQSMHLLMNTVAAQITIFTDVSVSCVGPVVPGPNLYEWATLLTTMGAVAEYPDDVLKQARDLGPNSYPTRALYGHYLRWAFQRIIETAPPHITVRVHRDLAVELDERGEKQIVHLAGGDHLVLDAVVLAQGHLPTALSPAGAPRSGARHIVPGNPADVDLDAIAPGESVGLRGLGLAFFDYLTLLTQGRGGVFEERADGRIEYRASGREPRLFAGSRRGVPYHARGDNQKGMGERHQPVLLTTRTIRTLRERAASRGDVCFRKDVWPLIAREVELVYYRALLRRRGVATETIAAFLQSYLLSPAGSLLEERLLRRHSVAERDRWNWQTIETPYDEHAVRGPAEFTRWLVTHLERDAVLARGGNVDEPVKAALDALRDLRNEIRQVVDHGGITGHSYRDELAGWYSPFNAGLSIGPPRGRITEMAALIRAGVLEPVGPGMRVTPVADSGGFLLSSSVVPGPPIAVTTLIEARIQDSDIRVTADPLLRRLIDTGQAAPYRIPNPDGSHYETGGLAVTERSSHLLDARRRAHPQRFALGVTTEGVHWATAAGVRPGVDSVTLSAADAVARAMLDRRANRSAKRVETNAS; from the coding sequence GTGATCAAAACAGGCAGCGGGGGGCTTTCGTTGAACAGTCAATTCACCGTCGGCATCGTGGGGATGGGGCCGCGCGGGCTCATCATGCTGGAGCGGCTGTGTGCCAACGCTGCGACAGACCTGGATCGTGATCCCACGACCGTGCACGCCATCGACACGGGTCCGGCCGGGGCCGGACGAGTCTGGAGCCCAGATCAATCCATGCACCTGCTGATGAACACAGTCGCGGCCCAGATAACGATCTTTACTGACGTGAGCGTCTCGTGTGTCGGTCCGGTAGTGCCGGGCCCCAACCTGTACGAGTGGGCGACTCTGCTCACCACCATGGGTGCAGTCGCGGAATACCCGGACGACGTCCTGAAGCAGGCACGCGACTTGGGCCCGAACTCCTACCCGACGCGCGCCCTTTACGGGCACTACCTACGTTGGGCCTTCCAGCGCATCATCGAGACCGCGCCACCACACATAACCGTACGCGTCCACCGGGACCTCGCGGTCGAACTGGACGAGCGAGGCGAGAAGCAGATAGTGCATCTCGCTGGCGGCGACCACCTCGTGCTCGATGCTGTGGTCCTCGCCCAGGGGCATCTACCGACCGCGCTTTCTCCTGCCGGGGCGCCACGAAGCGGCGCCCGCCATATCGTGCCGGGCAACCCGGCGGACGTGGACCTAGACGCGATCGCCCCAGGGGAGTCTGTGGGCTTGCGCGGCCTCGGGCTCGCCTTCTTCGACTACCTGACTCTGCTCACTCAAGGACGCGGCGGCGTGTTCGAGGAGCGTGCGGACGGGCGCATCGAGTATCGCGCCTCGGGGCGGGAGCCACGCCTGTTCGCAGGCTCCCGCCGCGGCGTCCCTTATCACGCACGCGGTGACAACCAGAAGGGCATGGGTGAACGACATCAGCCCGTCCTACTGACCACGCGGACCATTCGAACGCTGCGTGAACGCGCCGCATCGCGAGGCGACGTCTGCTTCCGCAAAGACGTGTGGCCGCTAATTGCCCGAGAGGTCGAACTCGTCTACTACCGGGCGCTGCTTCGCCGCCGTGGTGTAGCGACCGAGACGATAGCGGCCTTCCTGCAGAGCTACCTGCTGTCTCCTGCAGGGAGCCTGCTGGAGGAGCGACTGCTCCGGCGCCACAGTGTCGCGGAGCGCGACCGCTGGAACTGGCAGACTATCGAGACCCCCTACGACGAACACGCTGTGCGCGGGCCTGCGGAGTTCACACGCTGGCTCGTGACTCACCTTGAGCGCGACGCCGTTCTCGCACGCGGTGGCAATGTCGACGAGCCGGTTAAAGCCGCACTCGACGCCCTGCGTGACCTGCGCAATGAGATCCGCCAGGTTGTCGACCATGGCGGTATAACCGGGCACTCTTACCGCGACGAACTGGCCGGTTGGTATTCCCCGTTCAACGCGGGCCTTTCTATCGGTCCGCCCAGAGGGCGCATCACGGAGATGGCCGCGCTCATTCGTGCCGGTGTCCTGGAGCCCGTGGGGCCGGGCATGCGTGTTACACCAGTGGCGGACTCCGGCGGCTTCCTCCTCTCGTCGTCCGTGGTGCCGGGGCCGCCTATCGCGGTCACCACCCTCATCGAGGCGCGCATCCAGGATTCGGACATCCGTGTGACCGCTGATCCACTGCTGCGCCGACTCATTGACACCGGCCAAGCGGCCCCGTACCGCATCCCCAACCCGGACGGCAGCCACTACGAGACTGGAGGGCTCGCGGTGACGGAGCGGTCGAGCCATCTGCTGGACGCCCGCAGGCGGGCCCACCCCCAGCGATTCGCGCTCGGCGTCACCACGGAGGGCGTGCACTGGGCGACAGCTGCCGGCGTGCGGCCGGGCGTCGACTCTGTGACGCTGAGCGCCGCAGACGCGGTCGCCCGGGCGATGCTCGACCGTAGGGCGAACCGGTCCGCTAAGCGGGTAGAGACGAATGCCTCGTGA
- a CDS encoding MFS transporter, protein MSTLARADQHSPLGLPSRDPAGLSTAVGVAAVTVLTSLPVFLPGAANGLISAELGWSSARMGAVLAVYWLASLAGAVASKRTALPTAVERTMAFALCATCLGLFCAAVEPVVGLWGSSAVGGFTYGYTQPHTNALLMRRCAPRLRALAFGLKQAAVPAATLLASMAVPLLAGPAGWRVVFAGTALLCGLGGGLLARHAIPTGRPPKTGRDCGEPLSGGAYLMAVSCAGFFGAMVGNGLGGFLVLALTTRGASLSVACAVATAGAALNIVVRLAAGWMVGRAPRIVWAALTVLFVTGAAGTLLLTHMTLMLSAIGAVLAYGGGWGWAGLLHYVIGLPYPGQEQRATAYSQMGVSLGAATGPMVCGLLFTLRPDAAWWLLTAAGAAAAVCILVARRCAPTRSDAVALDR, encoded by the coding sequence GTGAGCACACTTGCCCGTGCCGACCAGCACAGTCCGCTCGGTCTGCCGAGCCGTGATCCCGCGGGCCTGTCCACGGCGGTGGGAGTCGCGGCGGTCACCGTCCTCACCTCGTTGCCGGTGTTCCTGCCCGGCGCGGCGAACGGCCTGATCTCCGCGGAACTCGGGTGGAGTTCTGCGCGGATGGGGGCTGTTCTGGCCGTGTACTGGCTGGCGTCCTTGGCGGGTGCCGTTGCCAGCAAACGGACCGCGCTACCCACGGCGGTTGAACGCACGATGGCCTTTGCGTTGTGTGCCACCTGCCTCGGGCTGTTCTGTGCGGCGGTGGAACCGGTCGTGGGCCTGTGGGGCAGCTCGGCTGTCGGGGGCTTCACCTACGGTTACACCCAACCGCACACAAACGCCCTGCTCATGCGGCGATGCGCGCCACGGTTGCGCGCGCTCGCCTTCGGCCTGAAGCAAGCGGCGGTGCCAGCCGCGACCCTGCTCGCCAGCATGGCTGTGCCGCTGCTCGCCGGTCCAGCCGGCTGGCGGGTGGTGTTCGCTGGCACGGCGCTGCTGTGCGGCCTGGGCGGTGGTCTTCTCGCACGGCATGCCATTCCCACCGGGCGGCCCCCAAAGACGGGGCGGGATTGTGGTGAACCGCTGAGCGGGGGTGCCTATCTGATGGCCGTCAGCTGCGCCGGCTTCTTCGGTGCGATGGTGGGTAACGGCCTAGGCGGCTTCCTGGTGCTTGCGCTGACGACACGGGGCGCCTCGCTGTCGGTCGCCTGTGCTGTGGCGACTGCGGGTGCCGCGCTGAACATCGTGGTCCGCCTTGCGGCGGGCTGGATGGTCGGAAGGGCGCCTCGGATCGTGTGGGCGGCCCTAACAGTGCTGTTCGTGACCGGTGCCGCAGGCACCCTGCTCCTGACGCACATGACACTCATGTTGAGTGCTATAGGGGCCGTGCTTGCGTACGGTGGCGGCTGGGGCTGGGCGGGGCTGCTGCACTACGTCATCGGCCTGCCCTACCCCGGCCAAGAGCAACGGGCCACGGCCTACAGCCAGATGGGGGTCTCTTTAGGAGCCGCGACCGGGCCAATGGTGTGCGGCCTGCTGTTCACCCTGCGCCCGGACGCCGCCTGGTGGTTGCTGACGGCGGCCGGGGCGGCCGCCGCGGTCTGCATCCTCGTCGCCCGCAGGTGTGCCCCGACCCGCTCGGACGCTGTGGCACTCGACCGCTGA
- a CDS encoding TetR/AcrR family transcriptional regulator — MNTKAALTRATADLLWERGYTGTSPAMILERAHAGQGSMYHHFSGKADLAVAAMMHMSDQLRSRAEEALAVEESAVARVNAFLDLERDPLAGCRMGRLTQDYDVVADDDLRAPAANFFIWVGQRLSAVLADGVRSGELKPDTDPDVMASLIIAAVQGGYVLARAQQDPAAFRRAIDGARRVVANLKIDSGST; from the coding sequence ATGAACACGAAGGCGGCACTAACCCGAGCTACAGCCGACCTATTGTGGGAGCGGGGATACACGGGCACGAGTCCGGCAATGATTCTTGAACGCGCACACGCGGGACAGGGGAGCATGTATCACCACTTCTCCGGGAAGGCGGATCTCGCGGTCGCGGCCATGATGCACATGAGCGACCAGCTCCGCTCCAGGGCCGAGGAGGCGCTGGCCGTGGAGGAGTCGGCCGTCGCGCGCGTCAATGCTTTCCTCGACCTGGAACGCGACCCGCTGGCGGGCTGCCGCATGGGACGCCTGACTCAGGACTACGACGTTGTCGCCGACGATGACCTACGTGCACCCGCGGCAAACTTTTTCATCTGGGTCGGCCAACGACTGTCGGCGGTGCTCGCGGACGGGGTACGAAGTGGCGAGCTCAAGCCCGATACCGACCCGGATGTGATGGCCTCACTGATCATTGCGGCAGTGCAGGGCGGGTACGTTCTGGCTCGCGCTCAACAGGACCCTGCGGCATTTCGCCGGGCAATCGACGGCGCCAGGCGGGTCGTGGCGAATCTCAAGATTGACTCAGGTTCGACCTGA